The region CCTCGTGGATGAGGGTGCAGAGCTGCCGGTTGTAGTTCTTGACGTTGCACTGACCGTTGCCCATGGTCTGGCCCTTGAACCAGAACATCCCGTAGTCGAAGGCGATCTCGCCCTGCTTGTAGAGGTCGTCGGGGCTGCCGGGATCCGTGGGGATGAACACGCCCACGACCCCGATCGTCCCGGCGAATCTCACCGACTTGACCAGATTGTTCAGCGTCATGTTGGGATGCTCGTGCCCCTGGGGGTCGTGCGCCTGGTAGCCCACGCACTCGCAGCCCCGGTCGGCGCCCCTGCCGTGCGTGAGCTCCATGACCTGGTCGACCGGCGACGTCTTGGAGTCGTCGATCGGGATCGCCCCGATCTCCTCGGCCTTGGCCAGCCGGTCCGGGTGGCGGTCCACGACCATCACCATGCCCGCGCTCTTGAACGTCGCGGAGTAGGCGGCCATCAGGCCGACCGGCCCCGCCCCGTAGATCACGACCGAGTCGCCGGCCTGCACACAGGCGAGCTGGGTCGCGTGCCAGCCAGTGGGCCAGATGTCGGCCAGCATGACGTAGTCGCTCTGCCTCTCCCGCGCGTCCTCAGGCAGGACCAGGCAGTTGAAGTCGCCGAACGGCACGCGCAGCAGCTCGGCCTGGCCGCCGTTGTACGGGCCCATGTCCGCGAAGCCGTAAGCGGCCCCGTCCACCCCCGGCTCCGGGTTGGTGGTGAGGCAGAAGGCGGTCAGGCCTCTCTCGCAGTTGGCGCAGAAGCCGCACGCGACGTTGAACGGCACGCAGACCATGTCGCCGACGCGGACGCGTACTACTCCCGGCCCCACCTCGACCACCTCGCCGAGGTTCTCGTGGCCGAGGACACGGCCCGGCTCCAGGTCGGTCCGGCCTTCGTACATGTGCAGGTCCGACCCGCAGATGTTGGTCGTGGTGACACGGACCAGGACGTCGGTGGGCATCTCTATCCGCGCGTCCGGCACGTTCTTGACGCCGACCTGCCGGGGTCCTTCGTATACGACTGCCTTCATGATGTCCTCGTTTCTAGAGCAGCAGCTCGAAGACGCGGAT is a window of Microbispora sp. NBC_01189 DNA encoding:
- a CDS encoding glutathione-independent formaldehyde dehydrogenase, with translation MKAVVYEGPRQVGVKNVPDARIEMPTDVLVRVTTTNICGSDLHMYEGRTDLEPGRVLGHENLGEVVEVGPGVVRVRVGDMVCVPFNVACGFCANCERGLTAFCLTTNPEPGVDGAAYGFADMGPYNGGQAELLRVPFGDFNCLVLPEDARERQSDYVMLADIWPTGWHATQLACVQAGDSVVIYGAGPVGLMAAYSATFKSAGMVMVVDRHPDRLAKAEEIGAIPIDDSKTSPVDQVMELTHGRGADRGCECVGYQAHDPQGHEHPNMTLNNLVKSVRFAGTIGVVGVFIPTDPGSPDDLYKQGEIAFDYGMFWFKGQTMGNGQCNVKNYNRQLCTLIHEGKARPSWVVSHELDLDDAPGGYEHFDRRDPGWTKVVLHPAGTG